A window of Pyrus communis chromosome 3, drPyrComm1.1, whole genome shotgun sequence genomic DNA:
GAATGCTTGAATTAATCTGGAAAATATGGATGGATAGACATTATACAAATGATTAAAGTGGTGTTTTTGGATGATCCCATTGATCAGAGCATGCCCTTCAATCCATGTTTTAAGGACACCCCAACTATCATGCTCCATAAAAGTAGATGATCTTAGAATTCCAGGATTTTGGTCAATTTGTGGGCTTTCTTGCCTTGCCCACCAGTCCACTACTATGATGTTTCTGAGCTCATAGATTTAAATGATTAAACTTCTTTTTTGTTCGTTTGAGCCGAATTGCGTGCAAATTATCTTATTAGAGGGTAAGGACATAGATGCAATGCAACATCTGAATTGAGATGTATATATCTTTGCCGGAGGCTTGGAGCTGTACTGATACTGATTTATTCAACTTTTTGTTATCTATGTTTAAGCTATGATGCATTATTTTGCGTGATGCAGGAGATGAAATGACTCGGGTATTCTGGACATGGATAAAAGACAAGGTAATTTTGTTATCATGTGTTCCCTGTGATTTCATAGAGTTGTTGATGAATCTGCAACTTGTTTTCGTGTTCCACAGCTTATTTTTCCCTTCCTGGAGTTGGATATCAAGTACTTCGACCTTGGGATTCTTAATCGCGATGCCACCAATGATAGAGTCACAATTGAAAGTACCGAAGCTACTCTTAAGTGTGCCCTATCATTCTCCCTTCACAGTTGCTTAGCTATACTCAACTACCCTTCATGAACATTACTGTTTTTCTTCACTTCATTTTAGGTGTTGctgctttctttttccttttttactgGCACGAGTTTGGCATGTTTAAATGGGCTCGACATGAGTTTGTAATATACTTTTGAATGGAATGACAAGTCAAATTGTTCGTGCTAGGCACAATTTGTCATATTCTATTGAAACAATTATCATCTTTATTGAAACTaattttttcatgaaaattacTTTATCACCTGTTGATGCtcctttatttttgttgtatAAATTTGCTTCCTGTTTTTGCTTGTTATCGTAGGTACAATGTAGCAATAAAGTGCGCAACTATAACTCCGGGTATTATATAGATTCTTAAATTTAGAGACAATGTGCATTTCTCCTTAATAAATGGACTACTTGGCCCTTTTTCATGGACATGATTTGGCCAACGTACTATTGTGATGATCTGGATCATTTATTTGGATATTTATAGATGAAACTCGTGTGAAGGAGTTCAACTTGAAACAGATGTGGAGGAGTCCAAATGGGACCATACGGAACATTTTAAATGGTCAATTGAATATTCCCTCAATATTTAGTATTTACCATTGTATATTCTTTGTTTGACCGATTGTAAGTAGCCAATGCATTTTGGTGTTCTGTCGGTACTGTTTTTAGAGAACCTATTCTGCAGAAATGTTCCCCGTCTTGTTCCAGGTTTGCTACAAGTTTGTCATCTAAATTTGCCTTTGTATCAATGTCAAAAGAACTATAAGTTAGTGGACATTTCAGGTTGGACAATGCCAATATGTATTGGGAGACATGCTTTTGGTGATCAATACTGAGCAACTGATGCAATCATAGAAGGACCTGGAAAACTTAAATTGGTTTTTGGTAATTCAGTAGAGAGCTTCAAGATTTCTGAGTTTGACTTCTGACTGTTTAAAGTGCTTGTATGGAAGTTAATCTGGTGAGCTtttcttacacacacacacaccatataGGTACGTTATTATCTTACCAATTGCTTTGCAGTACCTGATGGGCCTATGAGCAGACAGAGTGGGAGGTTTACAAATTTACTGGTGCTGGAGGCATAGCATTGTCCATGTATAAGATGGAAGAGGTTCAAATTTTCCGTTTAAGCAGAAATAAAATGTTCTGGTAAACTGGTTACCTCTGTAAATGATTTAACAACTATTTTTATTCTGCTTAAATTGTGAGAGCAGTCTATCTGTGCTTTTGCTGAGGCTTCCATGAACACTGCATACCAGAAAAAGTGGCCATTTTATCTTAGCGCTAAAAATACTATTCTGAAGAAATATGATGTTATCCTGTTGTCTTTCATCTTTCACCGTGCagtcttttcttttcataattaccCATGGTACATTACGAGTCGGTGTGACTATGATGTAACGTTTCACTACAGGATTTTTATTGCCATTTTCTTACTCTTGAATTTAATGAAGGTTCAAGGACACCTTCCAGGAAGCTTATGAAGCTCATTGGAGATCAAGATATGAAGCTGCAGGGATTTGGTGAGATAACTTGTCATCCAAGCTGATTAGTTTCTGTAGGTTCGGTGATTTTCAACTAATTAGTACTCTGATTTGAAGGTATGAGCATTGTCTTATTGACGACATGGTTGCTTATGCTCTCAAAAGTGAAGGAGGTTATGTTTGGGCATGCAAAAATTATGATGGGGATGTGCAAAGTGACTTCTTAGCCCAAGGTCTGTATTTACTTTTGTTAGTCTGTGAGTTAGTATTCAACTATTTCTCTTTTTAATGTGTGGTGCTGCGTTTGTTGGAAGCAAATACTATTTCCTTGACTGTCCTAGCGAATGTGTTTGCTAATGTTTGGTTACCTTTCAATAAACTTTGATACAGGTTTTGGATCTCTGGGGCTGATGACATTTATACTGGTAATCAATTTTGTCTAATATTTCGCTATGGTTGTTGGGGTTACAGTTATGAGTTTGGATGCATGAAAACTTGGATTTGGTTCCAGGTGTGCCGAGATGGAAAGACCATCGAAGCTGAAGTTTAAATTGCTTGGATATTGTTTCCGTGCAATAGAAGTTTCATGTTTCATCTAGGATCACTAGGTCTCATTGTCATCTTCTGGTCTTTACTtgagaccaaaacaaaaaacggTTTGCACTTGCTGCCCAAGTCGATGGGTTGGGGCATGCTTCATGGGACCTCACACACCAAATAGTGGTTTTTTTAAGGAATGGTGTTAGAATTAAGTTAAAACATTTAACATCAGATTAAAAAACTTATTAGGTGCCTTGGTTATAAGCAGAAATATTTCTAAACAGCTGAGTTACAAGCCTCTTATATTTAATTAAACCTTGAAAGTACATCAATCACCAACGACCATTTTGATTAAGGGTACCAATCCTCCTATTTTTGTTAGTAGGAGATTCTGAGTTTGAATCTCATCTAGATTTGATTCGCATAATATAACAAGAGATAAAATGAAACATACATCAATTTTGTTGGGACGAGCAGATGGTTTGAATTTCATAGGAAGTGATTTGTGACTCAAGTTTAAGAGAATTTCCGTTGCACCCGAAGTTCAGGGTTTGATTTCACCATCTCCTTACTCTcacttgtatataaaaaaaataaaaataaaaagttgatgaattaaaaacacacatatgtatatacataCGTTAATCTTTACTCTATTATGACTAAGGTTAAAAAAGACACTACTTGGGCGGCAAACAGGGGAGTTTGACCGAACAGCAAGCTAGGTAAGGTATTTTTCATCTACGAAACATGGGCCATGGGCCCAACCAATCGATTCATAGTTGTGCTTGTTTGCTATCTATTCATAATGAATAGAATGTCACTAACCTAAGTAGTTTAGGACGTGCTTAATGTGATCTCACACACTAACTGGTGGTGAGCAGATTTCAAACATCATATACCCACTTTGCCAAGGCTCTACCACATGTCAATCACTTTAATATCATACTTAGTTACAAGCCGACGCTAGATATTTGAGACTTAATCTGATGTGCCCTTGTATCATTGTCAAAAGAACCATAAGTTAGTGTTCATTTCAGGTTGGACAATGCCAATATGTATTGTGAGACATGCTTTTGGTGATCAGTACGAAGCAACTGATGCAATCATAGAAGGGCCTGGAAaacttaaaatgatttttggtaATTCTGTAGAGAGCTTCAAGATTTCTGAGTTTGACTTCTGACTGTTTAAAGTGCTTGTATAGAAGTTAATCTGGTGCACTtttcttacacacacacacacaccatataGGTACGTTATTATCATAGCAATTGCTTTGCAGTACCTGATGGGCCCAACGAGAAGACAGAGTGGGAGGTTTACAAATTTACTGGTGCTGGAGGCATAGCATTGTCCATGTATAACACGGACGAGGTTCAAATTTTCCGTTTAAGCAGACATAAAAAGTTCTGGTAAACTGGTTACCTCTGTAAATGATTTAACAGCTATTTTTTATTCTGCTTAAATTGTGAGCGCAGTCTATCTGTGCTTTTGCTGAGGCTTCCATGAACACTGCCTACCAGAAAAAGTGGCCACTTTATCTTAGCACTAAAAATACTATTCTGAAGAAATATGATGGAAGGTATGATGTTATCCTGTTGTCTTCCATCCTTCATAATTACCCATGGTACATTATGAGTCGGTGTGACTATGATGTAACGTTTCACTACAGGATTTTTATTGCCATTTTCTTACTCTTGAATTTAATGAAGGTTCAAGGACATCTTCCAGGAAGCTTATGAAGCCCATTTTCTTACTCTTGAATTTAATGAAGCTTCAAGGACATCTTCAAGGACATCTTCCAGGAAGTTTATGTGGCTGCAGGGATTTGGTGAGATAACTTGTCATCCAAGCTGATTAGTTTGTGTAGGTCCGGTGATTTTCAACTATTTAGTGGTCTGATTTGAAGGTATGAGCATCGTCTTATTGACGACATGGTTGCTTATGCTCTCAAAAGTGAAGGAGGTTATGTTTGGGCATGCAAAAATTATGATGGGGATGTGCGAAGTGGCTTCTTAGCCCAAGGTCTGTATTTACTTTTGTTAAAGTCTTTGCGTTAGTATTCAACTATTTCTCTTTTTAACATGTGGTGCTGCGTTTGTTGGAAGCGAATGCTATTTCCTTGATTGTCCTAGCTAATGTGTTTGCTAATGTTTGGTTACCTTTCAATGAACTTTGATACAGGTTTTGGATCTCTGGGGCTGATGACATTTATACTGGTAATCAATTTGGTCTAATATTGCGCTATGCTTGTTGGGGTACAGTTATGAGTTTGGATGTATGAAAACTTGGATTTGGTACAGTAACTCGCCATTACCGGGTCCACCAGAAAGGAGGCGAAACAAGCACAAACAGCATAGCTTCGATCTTTGCATGGTCACGAGGTCTTGCACACAGGTATTAGCTCAGTATGTAGTCTGGTGATTGAAAGTCAGTATTTGGATTTTGTGTCTACGTTTAGAAATTGTTTGAAACATCATATAAGAGTTTGAGTAAACCTGCGTTATCGTATCGGGGCAAAGTTAGATGGCAATGCCAGACTCTTAGATTTTACAGAGAAACTTGAAGCATCTTGCGTATGAACTGTCGAATCTGGGAAGATGACCAAGGATATTGCACTCCTCATCCATGGGCCTAAGTGAGTGTTGTCAAGAGTCGTATTTTGTTGGCAGCTTTCAGATGCGTTTTCTGTTTCTGTATGACAAAAAGTTTCATGTTTCGTGTAGGGTAACTAGGTCTCAGCATCTGAATACCGAAGAATTCATTGACGCCGTGGCTGATGAGTTGAGAGTTAGACTGTCTAGCAGAGACAAAGTTGTAATCTCCGTTTGGTTACAAGTACACGTTACCAGGCCCGGAAATAATTAGTCTCAGTGTACGACCTTACAAACACTTGAGCAAATAAGTTTGTCTCCGATGGGCGATGGGGGACTTGTTTGTCGCAACAAACTTTATCGTTGTTTTGGGAAATTGGGAGGTTTGCAGTTGCAATGATCGTGTAACAGTTGATTGAAGAAGATTCAACAAGCAAAAAAAGGTGATTGTAGGATGAGGAGTCCGGCAAAGCAGCACGCCGAGGTTAGGAAGTTTTCATCTGCGCTACCCCATCGGGGGGGTCTCAGTCGGATTCAAACTGTGTTTgaattgtgtgtttgtttgtttgctacCCCGCTCGTAAGGGTGGGGTGCCCCTACTAACCCGAGGGGCTTAGGACGTGCTTAAAGTGACTTCACAAGAGTGGTGAACAGATTTCAAACATCATGGCCTCGCTTGACCAAGATTTCATCACCCATCAATCGTTTTAATGCCCTGCTTAGTTACAAACCTGCGCTACCAGGCTCGGCGATACTGAAGTTTAATGCAATTCCTTATAAACAGTTGTGGTAATCAGGGTTTACCCGATGTGGGACTCAAAAGTCGTATTTCTTTAAAAGTTTAAATTGCTTGGATTTTGTTTCCGTGCGCTTAAGGTTTCATGTTTCATCTCGGATCACGAGGTCTCATTGTCTAAGTATCTTCCGTTCTTTACTTGAGACCAAAACAAGAAACGGTTTGCATTTGCTACCCACTTTATCATGGGTGGGGTGCCCAAGTCGATGGGTTAGGGCATGCTTCATCGGACCTCACACACTAAATAGTGATTTTTTATAGGAATGATCTAAAAATTAAGATGAAAAAATTTAACGTCATATTAAAAAACTTATTAGGTGTCTCGATTACAAGCAGAAATATTCCTAAATAATTGA
This region includes:
- the LOC137728463 gene encoding isocitrate dehydrogenase [NADP]-like; amino-acid sequence: MGHGPNQSIHSCACWTMPICIVRHAFGDQYEATDAIIEGPGKLKMIFVPDGPNEKTEWEVYKFTGAGGIALSMYNTDESICAFAEASMNTAYQKKWPLYLSTKNTILKKYDGRFKDIFQEAYEDIFQEVYVAAGIWYEHRLIDDMVAYALKSEGGYVWACKNYDGDVRSGFLAQGFGSLGLMTFILVINLGKLGFGTVTRHYRVHQKGGETSTNSIASIFAWSRGLAHRY
- the LOC137728462 gene encoding cytosolic isocitrate dehydrogenase [NADP]-like: MYKMEEVQIFRLSRNKMFWFKDTFQEAYEAHWRSRYEAAGIWYEHCLIDDMVAYALKSEGGYVWACKNYDGDVQSDFLAQGFGSLGLMTFILVCRDGKTIEAEV